The Arachis hypogaea cultivar Tifrunner chromosome 14, arahy.Tifrunner.gnm2.J5K5, whole genome shotgun sequence genome has a segment encoding these proteins:
- the LOC112742287 gene encoding uncharacterized protein yields the protein MVKLKEKNRGSSLRKKDLNKVICYNCKEAGHFKSNCPKLKKEDKSKKGKMKGLMDYWEDLENDSDEDEESETKSQTCFMADHVEQVVFHNPDTEDIHLMIDHLSEKIKCFLSENQDLESQIAILKAENGFLKDKLREAETVVDLVEENKQLKAELKSCEHHHSVTANVNYFEENEWLHKEIKRLKEDLANFAQSSENLNQLLASQKPLYDKAGLGFRKTAKFVEKLSCTNMASSSNNIRMIGNKVCLASKRKDNMWYMDSGCSRHITGKATFFIKLDEYDGGFVTVGDNGKGKIVAIDKVENLGKFNPKSYEGLFVGYSTTSKVFQIYLKEHRTIEESIHVSFCDSNSIPSAVIEDDAGCNTENEGDISVLSLDQAREPRTEQSTETHQGRTIPQRPQEWKFLKGYPHDFIIGDPSQGVTTRSSSKKQVEQSNVAFLSQLEPLNVKQALEDPSWVKAMEEELAQFEKNEVWKLVPNPNGKKVAGRQIWAGDDQAMKQGETEPWCPLT from the exons ATGGTGAAGCTGAAGGAGAAAAACAGAGGAAGCAGCTTAAGGAAGAAGGATCTCAACAAAGTAATCTGCTACAACTGTAaagaggctggacacttcaaatcTAATTGTCCTAAACTGAAGAAGGAGGACAAGTCGAAAAAGGGAAAGATGAAAGGTCTCATGGATTATTGggaagacttggaaaatgactctgatgaagatgaagaatctGAAACCAAGTCTCAAACCTGCTTCATGGCCGATCACGTAGAGCAGGTAGTATTTcataaccctgacactgaagacATTCATCTCATGATTGATCATCTCTCTGAAAAAATCAAATGTTTCCTAAGTGAAAACCAAGATCTTGAGTCTCAAATTGCTATATTAAAAGCTGAAAATGGTTTTCTCAAAGATAAATTAAGGGAGGCAGAAACTGTTGTTGATCTTGTTGAGGAAAACAAGCAGTTAAAAGCTGAACTTAAGAGCTGTGAACACCATCATTCTGTGACTGCAAATGTGAACTATTTTGAAGAAAATGAGTGGCTGCATAAAGAGATAAAAAGActtaaagaagacttagccaaCTTTGCTCAAAGTTCAGAAAATTTAAACCaactcttggctagtcaaaaacctctttatgataaagctggtttgGGTTTTCGTAAAACTGCAAAATTTGTTGAAAAACTTTCTTGTACCAACATGGCATCATCTTCTAATAACATAAG aatgattggaaaCAAG gtttgcctagcatccaagagaaAAGACAACATGTGGTATATGGATAGTGGGTGCTCTAGGCATATTACCGGAAAGGCAACAttcttcatcaagcttgatgagtatgatggagggtttgtcacTGTCGGTGataatggaaaaggaaaaatagtggccataGATAAAGTGG aaaatcttggtaaATTTAATCCAAAGTCATATGAAGGactgtttgttggatactccaccactagcaaagtATTTCAGATTTACCTCAAGGAACATAGaacaatagaggaatccatacatgtatccttttgtgattctaactctaTTCCTAGTGCTGTGATAGAAGATGATGCAGGTTGTAATACTGAG AATGAAGGAGACATTTCTGTTTTGTCTCTTGACCAAGCCAGAGAACCCAGAACAGAGCAGTCAACTGAAACTCATCAAGGCAGAACCATCCCTCAAAGGCCACAAGAATGGAAGTTTTTGAAGGGTTACCCCCATGattttatcattggtgatccttcCCAAGGCGTGACCACTAGATCATCAAGCAAGAAGCAAGTCGAACAAAGCAATGTTGCTTTCTTGTCCCAATTGGAGCCTCTCAATGTAAAGCAAGCCCTTGAAGACCCCTCATGGGTTAAAGCCATggaagaggagcttgctcaatttgaaaagaatgaggtttggaaaCTTGTACCAAATCccaatggtaagaag GTAGCAGGGAGACAAATCTGGGCAGGTGATGATCAAGCTATGAAACAGGGGGAGACTGAACCTTGGTGCCCTCTAACTTAA